A genome region from Flavobacterium sp. includes the following:
- the queG gene encoding tRNA epoxyqueuosine(34) reductase QueG, translating to MSINSKETYSKFIKAEAKRLGFLSCGISKAGFLEQEAPRLEKWLKNNHNGQMAYMENHFDKRLDPTLLVDDAKSVVSLLLNYYPSETQNEESFKISKYAYGQDYHFVIKEKLKEFLHSIQENIGEVSGRAFVDSAPVLDKAWAAKSGLGWIGKNSNLITQKVGSFYFIAELILDLDLEYDHAVTDHCGSCTACIDACPTQAILAPYIVDGSKCISYYTIELKENIPNDMKGKFDEWMFGCDTCQDVCPWNRFSKPHSEPLFNPNPELLSFSKKDWTEITEETFRVVFKNSPIKRTKFDGLKRNINFLK from the coding sequence ATGAGTATCAATTCAAAAGAAACATATTCAAAATTTATAAAAGCCGAAGCCAAAAGACTAGGTTTTCTTTCTTGCGGAATATCTAAAGCAGGTTTTCTGGAACAAGAAGCACCTCGACTTGAAAAATGGTTAAAGAATAATCATAACGGTCAAATGGCTTATATGGAAAACCATTTTGATAAGCGTTTAGATCCCACTTTATTAGTTGATGATGCTAAAAGTGTTGTCTCTCTTTTGCTTAATTATTACCCGTCTGAAACTCAAAATGAGGAAAGTTTTAAAATTTCTAAATATGCTTACGGGCAGGATTATCATTTTGTTATAAAAGAAAAATTAAAAGAGTTTCTTCATTCGATTCAGGAAAATATCGGTGAAGTATCAGGCCGTGCATTTGTTGATTCGGCACCCGTTTTAGACAAAGCCTGGGCTGCAAAAAGCGGTTTAGGCTGGATTGGAAAAAACAGTAATTTAATAACACAAAAAGTTGGCTCTTTTTATTTTATAGCCGAACTTATTTTAGACCTTGATTTAGAATACGATCATGCGGTAACAGACCATTGCGGTTCTTGTACTGCCTGTATAGATGCATGTCCTACACAGGCAATTCTTGCACCTTATATTGTAGATGGCAGCAAATGTATTTCTTATTATACAATCGAACTCAAAGAAAATATTCCGAATGATATGAAAGGAAAGTTCGATGAATGGATGTTTGGCTGTGATACATGTCAGGATGTCTGCCCATGGAATAGGTTTTCTAAACCGCATTCTGAACCACTTTTTAATCCCAATCCGGAACTTCTTTCTTTTTCAAAAAAGGATTGGACAGAAATTACTGAAGAAACTTTTCGAGTAGTTTTTAAAAATTCTCCTATAAAAAGAACAAAATTTGACGGACTTAAAAGAAATATTAATTTCTTAAAATAA